A DNA window from Vanacampus margaritifer isolate UIUO_Vmar chromosome 19, RoL_Vmar_1.0, whole genome shotgun sequence contains the following coding sequences:
- the arhgap18 gene encoding rho GTPase-activating protein 18 isoform X3 yields the protein MVPRLAFYLHLSRRTGHYSVQQNHSTLPGDNPSAESQRPRPSVCSNPGSSPRHSPKTRLRPGLPCQRCNSQDSLDELEMDDYWKEVENISRSAEKGGGEGGNDEEEQPKPPYEGEQEEAWLTEAGLARLFDGSLAAEQEQEEDSAAFLSTLTRAQAAAVERRLTSLQQTLRRRNRQHLPDVRDIFRLPEKQDKEPCEVQEGSESAPSDASSAEPETVMNVEVAFSEQALTYRDNKPLLAVQTSPNSPDDKLPNFKLLKDKTGQTRVEHLSPPDMKKVRRLALVEMTALFDTAGIDLKAHKAVKVKTNESGLFGVPLTTLLDQDQRRAAGTKVPFVLQRLISHIEEEGLDTEGLLRIPGAATRVKSLCQELESCFYEGTFPWQQLKQHDAASLLKLFIRELPHPLLTVEYLNAFIAVNKLPTKKQQLQALNLLVLLLPEANRDSLKALVEFFQRVIEHQAKNKMTLNNVSVVMAPNIFMFKGCRSKVTEQQEFSMATGTANIVRLLIRYQNLLWPIPKFILTQVRQQNMESQRKQNKERAMRKLLKKITTDKPPDRVAPEQESSQGFIRVQAPQFSKVSMAVQLTEDLQAADVLTRFLSQDSSVAVKPEDLCLYEIGGNIKERRLDGETFMKDLFQLNPTAEWVIKSAQ from the exons ATGGTCCCCAGGCTGGCTTTCTACCTTCACCTCAG CCGAAGGACGGGCCACTACAGCGTCCAGCAGAATCACAGCACACTTCCTGGTGACAACCCCAGCGCGGAGAGCCAGCGGCCCAGGCCCTCCGTCTGCTCCAACCCTGGCTCCAGCCCCAGACACAGTCCCAAAACCAGGCTGCGACCGGGGCTGCCATGTCAGCGCTGCAACTCCCAG GACTCCCTGGATGAGTTGGAGATGGATGACTACTGGAAGGAGGTGGAGAACATCAGCCGCTCTGCAGAGAAGGGGGGAGGCGAGGGTGGAAATGACGAAGAGGAGCAGCCGAAACCCCCCTACG AGGGTGAGCAGGAGGAAGCGTGGCTGACGGAGGCGGGACTAGCGCGCCTGTTTGATGGTTCGCTGGCGGCCGAGCAGGAGCAG GAAGAGGACAGTGCCGCGTTCCTGTCCACGCTGACCCGAGCTCAAGCGGCGGCGGTGGAGCGGCGCCTGACCTCGCTACAGCAGACGCTGCGGCGGCGCAACCGGCAGCACCTGCCCGACGTCCGGGATATATTTAGACTGCCCGAAAAG CAGGACAAAGAGCCATGTGAGGTCCAAGAGGGAAGTGAGAGCGCACCAAGCGACGCCAGCTCAGCCG AACCGGAGACGGTCATGAATGTGGAGGTGGCGTTCTCGGAGCAGGCGCTCACTTACAGGGATAACAAGCCTCTCCTCGCGGTCCAAACGAGTCCCAACTCGCCGGATGATAAGTTGCCG AACTTCAAGCTACTCAAAGATAAAACCGGTCAGACCAGAGTCGAACATCTGTCTCCGCCAGATATGAAAAAG GTCCGCAGGCTCGCTCTGGTAGAGATGACGGCGCTTTTCGACACGGCCGGCATCGATCTGAAAGCACACAAGGCTGTCAAAGTGAAGACGAATG aaagcgGTTTGTTTGGGGTTCCCCTCACCACTTTACTCGATCAGGACCAGCGGAGGGCGGCCGGGACCAAAGTGCCTTTCGTCTTGCAGAGG CTCATCAGTCACATCGAGGAGGAAGGGTTAGACACGGAGGGCCTGCTCAGGATCCCTGGCGCCGCCACAAGAGTCAAG TCTCTGTGCCAGGAGCTGGAGTCGTGCTTCTACGAGGGCACGTTCCCGTGGCAACAGCTGAAGCAGCACGACGCCGCCAGCCTCCTCAAGTTGTTCATCAGGGAGCTGCCGCACCCCCTGCTGACCGTCGAGTACCTCAACGCATTCATCGCCGTCAACA agTTGCCCACAAAGAAGCAGCAGTTGCAAGCTTTGAACCTGCTGGTCCTGTTGCTCCCCGAGGCCAATCGGGATAGTTTGAAG GCCCTCGTGGAGTTCTTCCAGCGCGTGATCGAGCACCAGGCCAAGAACAAAATGACCCTGAACAACGTCTCGGTCGTCATGGCGCCCAACATCTTCATGTTCAAGGGCTGTCGCTCAAAAGTCACGGAGCAGCAGGAGTTCTCCATGGCGACCGGCACCGCCAACATCGTGCGGCTGCTCATCAGATACCAGAACCTCCTGTGGCCT atCCCCAAGTTCATCCTGACGCAGGTCCGACAGCAGAACATGGAGAGCCAGCGCAAGCAGAACAAAGAGCGAGCCATGCGGAAGCTGCTGAAGAAGATCACCACCGACAAACCGCCGGACCGAGTTGCCCCGGAG CAGGAGAGCTCGCAGGGATTCATCCGCGTCCAGGCGCCGCAGTTCAGCAAAGTGTCGATGGCCGTCCAGCTCACCGAAGACCTGCAGGCGGCCGACGTGCTCACGCGCTTTCTCAGCCAGGACAG TTCGGTGGCAGTGAAGCCAGAGGACTTGTGTCTCTATGAAATCGGTGGAAACATCA AGGAGAGGCGACTGGATGGGGAGACCTTCATGAAGGATCTCTTCCAGCTCAACCCCACGGCCGAATGGGTCATCAAATCGGCGCAGTGA
- the arhgap18 gene encoding rho GTPase-activating protein 18 isoform X1, translated as MSRQPESQGVVLTGYHSNAELLAQPGLSIACPPSQEHDPQATSRRTGHYSVQQNHSTLPGDNPSAESQRPRPSVCSNPGSSPRHSPKTRLRPGLPCQRCNSQDSLDELEMDDYWKEVENISRSAEKGGGEGGNDEEEQPKPPYEGEQEEAWLTEAGLARLFDGSLAAEQEQEEDSAAFLSTLTRAQAAAVERRLTSLQQTLRRRNRQHLPDVRDIFRLPEKQDKEPCEVQEGSESAPSDASSAEPETVMNVEVAFSEQALTYRDNKPLLAVQTSPNSPDDKLPNFKLLKDKTGQTRVEHLSPPDMKKVRRLALVEMTALFDTAGIDLKAHKAVKVKTNESGLFGVPLTTLLDQDQRRAAGTKVPFVLQRLISHIEEEGLDTEGLLRIPGAATRVKSLCQELESCFYEGTFPWQQLKQHDAASLLKLFIRELPHPLLTVEYLNAFIAVNKLPTKKQQLQALNLLVLLLPEANRDSLKALVEFFQRVIEHQAKNKMTLNNVSVVMAPNIFMFKGCRSKVTEQQEFSMATGTANIVRLLIRYQNLLWPIPKFILTQVRQQNMESQRKQNKERAMRKLLKKITTDKPPDRVAPEQESSQGFIRVQAPQFSKVSMAVQLTEDLQAADVLTRFLSQDSSVAVKPEDLCLYEIGGNIKERRLDGETFMKDLFQLNPTAEWVIKSAQ; from the exons ATGAGTCGGCAGCCGGAGTCCCAGGGAGTGGTCTTGACGGGTTACCACAGCAACGCGGAACTCTTGGCCCAGCCCGGACTGTCTATCGCGTGTCCTCCGAGTCAGGAGCACGACCCGCAGGCCACCAG CCGAAGGACGGGCCACTACAGCGTCCAGCAGAATCACAGCACACTTCCTGGTGACAACCCCAGCGCGGAGAGCCAGCGGCCCAGGCCCTCCGTCTGCTCCAACCCTGGCTCCAGCCCCAGACACAGTCCCAAAACCAGGCTGCGACCGGGGCTGCCATGTCAGCGCTGCAACTCCCAG GACTCCCTGGATGAGTTGGAGATGGATGACTACTGGAAGGAGGTGGAGAACATCAGCCGCTCTGCAGAGAAGGGGGGAGGCGAGGGTGGAAATGACGAAGAGGAGCAGCCGAAACCCCCCTACG AGGGTGAGCAGGAGGAAGCGTGGCTGACGGAGGCGGGACTAGCGCGCCTGTTTGATGGTTCGCTGGCGGCCGAGCAGGAGCAG GAAGAGGACAGTGCCGCGTTCCTGTCCACGCTGACCCGAGCTCAAGCGGCGGCGGTGGAGCGGCGCCTGACCTCGCTACAGCAGACGCTGCGGCGGCGCAACCGGCAGCACCTGCCCGACGTCCGGGATATATTTAGACTGCCCGAAAAG CAGGACAAAGAGCCATGTGAGGTCCAAGAGGGAAGTGAGAGCGCACCAAGCGACGCCAGCTCAGCCG AACCGGAGACGGTCATGAATGTGGAGGTGGCGTTCTCGGAGCAGGCGCTCACTTACAGGGATAACAAGCCTCTCCTCGCGGTCCAAACGAGTCCCAACTCGCCGGATGATAAGTTGCCG AACTTCAAGCTACTCAAAGATAAAACCGGTCAGACCAGAGTCGAACATCTGTCTCCGCCAGATATGAAAAAG GTCCGCAGGCTCGCTCTGGTAGAGATGACGGCGCTTTTCGACACGGCCGGCATCGATCTGAAAGCACACAAGGCTGTCAAAGTGAAGACGAATG aaagcgGTTTGTTTGGGGTTCCCCTCACCACTTTACTCGATCAGGACCAGCGGAGGGCGGCCGGGACCAAAGTGCCTTTCGTCTTGCAGAGG CTCATCAGTCACATCGAGGAGGAAGGGTTAGACACGGAGGGCCTGCTCAGGATCCCTGGCGCCGCCACAAGAGTCAAG TCTCTGTGCCAGGAGCTGGAGTCGTGCTTCTACGAGGGCACGTTCCCGTGGCAACAGCTGAAGCAGCACGACGCCGCCAGCCTCCTCAAGTTGTTCATCAGGGAGCTGCCGCACCCCCTGCTGACCGTCGAGTACCTCAACGCATTCATCGCCGTCAACA agTTGCCCACAAAGAAGCAGCAGTTGCAAGCTTTGAACCTGCTGGTCCTGTTGCTCCCCGAGGCCAATCGGGATAGTTTGAAG GCCCTCGTGGAGTTCTTCCAGCGCGTGATCGAGCACCAGGCCAAGAACAAAATGACCCTGAACAACGTCTCGGTCGTCATGGCGCCCAACATCTTCATGTTCAAGGGCTGTCGCTCAAAAGTCACGGAGCAGCAGGAGTTCTCCATGGCGACCGGCACCGCCAACATCGTGCGGCTGCTCATCAGATACCAGAACCTCCTGTGGCCT atCCCCAAGTTCATCCTGACGCAGGTCCGACAGCAGAACATGGAGAGCCAGCGCAAGCAGAACAAAGAGCGAGCCATGCGGAAGCTGCTGAAGAAGATCACCACCGACAAACCGCCGGACCGAGTTGCCCCGGAG CAGGAGAGCTCGCAGGGATTCATCCGCGTCCAGGCGCCGCAGTTCAGCAAAGTGTCGATGGCCGTCCAGCTCACCGAAGACCTGCAGGCGGCCGACGTGCTCACGCGCTTTCTCAGCCAGGACAG TTCGGTGGCAGTGAAGCCAGAGGACTTGTGTCTCTATGAAATCGGTGGAAACATCA AGGAGAGGCGACTGGATGGGGAGACCTTCATGAAGGATCTCTTCCAGCTCAACCCCACGGCCGAATGGGTCATCAAATCGGCGCAGTGA
- the arhgap18 gene encoding rho GTPase-activating protein 18 isoform X2 yields MSRQPESQGVVLTGYHSNAELLAQPGLSIACPPSQEHDPQATSRRTGHYSVQQNHSTLPGDNPSAESQRPRPSVCSNPGSSPRHSPKTRLRPGLPCQRCNSQDSLDELEMDDYWKEVENISRSAEKGGGEGGNDEEEQPKPPYEGEQEEAWLTEAGLARLFDGSLAAEQEQEEDSAAFLSTLTRAQAAAVERRLTSLQQTLRRRNRQHLPDVRDIFRLPEKQDKEPCEVQEGSESAPSDASSAEPETVMNVEVAFSEQALTYRDNKPLLAVQTSPNSPDDKLPNFKLLKDKTGQTRVEHLSPPDMKKVRRLALVEMTALFDTAGIDLKAHKAVKVKTNESGLFGVPLTTLLDQDQRRAAGTKVPFVLQRLISHIEEEGLDTEGLLRIPGAATRVKSLCQELESCFYEGTFPWQQLKQHDAASLLKLFIRELPHPLLTVEYLNAFIAVNKLPTKKQQLQALNLLVLLLPEANRDSLKALVEFFQRVIEHQAKNKMTLNNVSVVMAPNIFMFKGCRSKVTEQQEFSMATGTANIVRLLIRYQNLLWPIPKFILTQVRQQNMESQRKQNKERAMRKLLKKITTDKPPDRVAPEESSQGFIRVQAPQFSKVSMAVQLTEDLQAADVLTRFLSQDSSVAVKPEDLCLYEIGGNIKERRLDGETFMKDLFQLNPTAEWVIKSAQ; encoded by the exons ATGAGTCGGCAGCCGGAGTCCCAGGGAGTGGTCTTGACGGGTTACCACAGCAACGCGGAACTCTTGGCCCAGCCCGGACTGTCTATCGCGTGTCCTCCGAGTCAGGAGCACGACCCGCAGGCCACCAG CCGAAGGACGGGCCACTACAGCGTCCAGCAGAATCACAGCACACTTCCTGGTGACAACCCCAGCGCGGAGAGCCAGCGGCCCAGGCCCTCCGTCTGCTCCAACCCTGGCTCCAGCCCCAGACACAGTCCCAAAACCAGGCTGCGACCGGGGCTGCCATGTCAGCGCTGCAACTCCCAG GACTCCCTGGATGAGTTGGAGATGGATGACTACTGGAAGGAGGTGGAGAACATCAGCCGCTCTGCAGAGAAGGGGGGAGGCGAGGGTGGAAATGACGAAGAGGAGCAGCCGAAACCCCCCTACG AGGGTGAGCAGGAGGAAGCGTGGCTGACGGAGGCGGGACTAGCGCGCCTGTTTGATGGTTCGCTGGCGGCCGAGCAGGAGCAG GAAGAGGACAGTGCCGCGTTCCTGTCCACGCTGACCCGAGCTCAAGCGGCGGCGGTGGAGCGGCGCCTGACCTCGCTACAGCAGACGCTGCGGCGGCGCAACCGGCAGCACCTGCCCGACGTCCGGGATATATTTAGACTGCCCGAAAAG CAGGACAAAGAGCCATGTGAGGTCCAAGAGGGAAGTGAGAGCGCACCAAGCGACGCCAGCTCAGCCG AACCGGAGACGGTCATGAATGTGGAGGTGGCGTTCTCGGAGCAGGCGCTCACTTACAGGGATAACAAGCCTCTCCTCGCGGTCCAAACGAGTCCCAACTCGCCGGATGATAAGTTGCCG AACTTCAAGCTACTCAAAGATAAAACCGGTCAGACCAGAGTCGAACATCTGTCTCCGCCAGATATGAAAAAG GTCCGCAGGCTCGCTCTGGTAGAGATGACGGCGCTTTTCGACACGGCCGGCATCGATCTGAAAGCACACAAGGCTGTCAAAGTGAAGACGAATG aaagcgGTTTGTTTGGGGTTCCCCTCACCACTTTACTCGATCAGGACCAGCGGAGGGCGGCCGGGACCAAAGTGCCTTTCGTCTTGCAGAGG CTCATCAGTCACATCGAGGAGGAAGGGTTAGACACGGAGGGCCTGCTCAGGATCCCTGGCGCCGCCACAAGAGTCAAG TCTCTGTGCCAGGAGCTGGAGTCGTGCTTCTACGAGGGCACGTTCCCGTGGCAACAGCTGAAGCAGCACGACGCCGCCAGCCTCCTCAAGTTGTTCATCAGGGAGCTGCCGCACCCCCTGCTGACCGTCGAGTACCTCAACGCATTCATCGCCGTCAACA agTTGCCCACAAAGAAGCAGCAGTTGCAAGCTTTGAACCTGCTGGTCCTGTTGCTCCCCGAGGCCAATCGGGATAGTTTGAAG GCCCTCGTGGAGTTCTTCCAGCGCGTGATCGAGCACCAGGCCAAGAACAAAATGACCCTGAACAACGTCTCGGTCGTCATGGCGCCCAACATCTTCATGTTCAAGGGCTGTCGCTCAAAAGTCACGGAGCAGCAGGAGTTCTCCATGGCGACCGGCACCGCCAACATCGTGCGGCTGCTCATCAGATACCAGAACCTCCTGTGGCCT atCCCCAAGTTCATCCTGACGCAGGTCCGACAGCAGAACATGGAGAGCCAGCGCAAGCAGAACAAAGAGCGAGCCATGCGGAAGCTGCTGAAGAAGATCACCACCGACAAACCGCCGGACCGAGTTGCCCCGGAG GAGAGCTCGCAGGGATTCATCCGCGTCCAGGCGCCGCAGTTCAGCAAAGTGTCGATGGCCGTCCAGCTCACCGAAGACCTGCAGGCGGCCGACGTGCTCACGCGCTTTCTCAGCCAGGACAG TTCGGTGGCAGTGAAGCCAGAGGACTTGTGTCTCTATGAAATCGGTGGAAACATCA AGGAGAGGCGACTGGATGGGGAGACCTTCATGAAGGATCTCTTCCAGCTCAACCCCACGGCCGAATGGGTCATCAAATCGGCGCAGTGA
- the fkbp6 gene encoding inactive peptidyl-prolyl cis-trans isomerase FKBP6 yields the protein MSLNGLRDIFQAIVALEQNLSPFDYLQQQMEDILGDGGVLKELVHPGAGPPVPQNASVLLHFSGFLEYSDQPFETTTHLKHPPLMKLGRDVTLAGMELGLLTMRKGEFSRFLLQPCYAYGHMGCPPLVPAAARVLFEIQIIDFMDSGQVDEFVQLTPGEQNEFPVSKVIEVVNTLRSFGNRCFNQSRYEKAKERYKQALELLGNRENPSDAEQTEIQAALLPLYLNRAFTELRLDSPKKTLKYAKKALDINCGSAKALYRCAQAYVELQDYESAHGCLVKARARKPFDSNINNLLKKVTMCYKEHLDKESDLCRNMFPGWKKTPDDDSSK from the exons ATGTCCTTAAACGGATTACGAGATATTTTCCAGGCCATTGTAGCGTTAGAGCAAAATCTG AGTCCATTTGACTACCTGCAGCAGCAGATGGAGGATATCCTGGGTGATGGTGGGGTCCTAAAAGAGCTGGTCCACCCTGGAGCCGGTCCCCCTGTGCCCCAAAATGCTTCAGTCTTGT TGCATTTCTCCGGCTTCCTGGAATATTCGGACCAGCCGTTTGAGACCACGACTCACCTCAAGCATCCCCCACTTATGAAGCTGGGCCGAG ATGTGACGCTGGCGGGAATGGAGCTGGGCCTGCTGACCATGCGCAAAGGCGAGTTCTCCCGCTTCCTGCTGCAGCCATGCTACGCCTACGGACACATGGGATGCCCGCCACTCGTCCCCGCCGCTGCACGCGTTTTGTTCGAGATCCAGATCATCGATTTCATGGACTCGGGGCAAGTGGATGAATTTGTCCAACTGACTCCG GGGGAGCAGAACGAGTTTCCCGTTTCCAAAGTGATCGAAGTGGTCAACACGCTTCGTTCTTTCGGCAACAGATGCTTCAATCAGAGTCGCTACGAAAAAGCCAAAGAGCGCTACAAGCAG GCATTGGAGTTGCTGGGCAACAGGGAGAATCCCAGCGATGCCGAACAGACGGAGATCCAAGCGGCGCTGCTGCCTCTTTATCTGAATCGGGCCTTCACGGAGCTGCGTCTGGACAGCCCAAAGAAAACTCTCAAGTATGCCAAGAAGGCTTTGGACATCAactgcggcagcgccaaagcACTTTACCGCTGTGCACAG GCGTACGTGGAGCTGCAGGATTACGAGAGCGCTCACGGTTGCCTGGTGAAGGCCCGGGCCAGGAAGCCGTTTGATAGCAACATCAACAACCTCCTGAAGAAAGTCACCAT GTGCTACAAAGAACACCTGGACAAAGAGAGTGACTTGTGCAGAAATATGTTTCCAGGCTGGAAGAAGACACCAGATG ATGATTCAAGTAAGTGA
- the tmem244 gene encoding putative transmembrane protein 244 yields the protein MLLDYCCRCCGFTLIKRHGAVSLKTAPSDTWVVLQNLLMCMVCFYSLYYIVVSLCIGLLRVHEINSLLAPFDYTTQPSWQNPKYLVGVISTEVTYVLGGLVFAWIVEEWVWDYAITVTLLHVAVTVAVMSDFPSTEHWWIALGSGLVMMIFGGQVLAYKLFRSNFVYPAELQNF from the exons ATGTTGTTGGACTACTGCTGTCGATGTTGTGGATTCACGCTCATCAAGCGCCATGGGGCCGTCTCGCTCAAGACCGCGCCCAGTGACACCTGG GTGGTCCTGCAGAACCTGCTGATGTGCATGGTCTGCTTCTACTCGCTCTACTACATCGTGGTCAGCCTCTGCATCGGACTGCTCAG GGTTCATGAAATCAACAGTCTGTTGGCACCGTTTGACTACACCACGCAACCATCATGGCAGAACCCCAAATACCTGG TGGGAGTCATCTCCACTGAAGTGACCTACGTCCTCGGCGGGCTGGTGTTCGCCTGGATCGTGGAGGAGTGGGTGTGGGACTACGCCATCACGGTCACGCTGCTGCACGTGGCCGTGACCGTAGCTG tgATGTCAGATTTCCCCTCGACCGAGCACTGGTGGATCGCACTGG GCTCGGGCCTGGTGATGATGATATTCGGCGGGCAGGTCCTGGCCTATAAACTCTTCAGGAGCAACTTTGTCTACCCGGCCGAGCTGCAGAACTTCTGA